Below is a window of Pelagicoccus albus DNA.
GGCCTCCAAAGCGTTCAAGGTGACGAGCGGGATCAGCTTCTCCGGGAACTGGAACGGGCCGTAGTTGTTGGAGCAGTTGGTGGTGACCACCGGCATGCCGTAGGTATGGAAGTAGGCGCGCACCAGGAAGTCGCTGGACGCCTTGGACGCCGAGTAAGGGCTGTTCGGGGCATAAGGCGTGGTCTCGCAGAAGGCGGGGTCGTTGGGACCGAGAGTGCCGAACACCTCGTCGGTAGAGACGTGGAGGAAGCGGAAGCCTGACTTGGCTTCGCCTTCAAGGCCGGACCAGAAGTGGCGGGCCGCCTCCAGCATGCGAAGCGTGCCGGTAACGTTGGTTTCCACGAAAGGTTCAGGAGTGTCGATGGAGCGGTCCACGTGGCTTTCCGCCGCGAAGTGGACGATCGAGCCAACCGAATACTCCTCCAGCAGGGAGGATATCTTGGCCTGGTCCAGAATGCTGGTCTCGGAAAAGACGTACTCCGGAGAGTCTGCCAGGTCGCTCAGGTTGGCGGGATTGCCGGCGTAGGTGAGCGAGTCGACATTGACGATCCGGTCGTAGCCGGACGCCTTGAGCAGGGCCGCGCCGTCCCGAAGCAGCACGCGCACGAAATTTGAACCAATGAAGCCGCAGCCTCCTGTTACAAGTATAGATTTCATAGGGAAATGCTCCGTTTAGGCCTTCTTCCAGTTCTTGAGCGACCACTCCAAGGCTTCCTCCACAGGGCGCATGACCACTCCCGCGGCCTTGAGCTTGGAATCGTCGAGTATGCAGTTCGAACGCGGCGTCTTGGCGGCCTTGGACATGAAGTCGTCCTCCGATTCGAAGAACTTGAACTCCTTGCCGTTCACGCCGGAACTCTTGATCAGGTCGACCACCTGCGAAGTGGTTACCGCTCCGGGGTTGGTCACGTTATAGATGCCCTTGGGCACGTCCTGCTCGTAGCACGCGAAACAGGCGGTCACGAAATCCTCCAGCTGGCTGAGCGAGTTGGTGGCCTGAAGCAGGCAGGCGTAGCTCTGCATCTTGGTAAGGTAGTTGCGGGGATTGTCGATCTCGTTGAACGGGATGCGCAGGCGCCAGACGTAGCCCTCGGGAGAAGACTCATGTTCCCAAGCCGGCCATTCCCCTTCCCCGCGGTCGGTTTCACGGTAGCCGAGCACCTCTTCGCCCAAGGCCTTGGTGCCGCTGTAGAAGGAGCAGGGAGGCTTGCGGAAGGAGAAGTTGGGAGCGTCGTCCTCGCGCCAGCCTCCGCCGCCGGGACGCTCGCCGCCGAAGATGCAGCCGCTGGAGACGTGGCCCCAGCCAATGGAAAGGTCGCCGCAGACTTCGCGTATCAAGCCTGGCAATACGGCGTTGCCGTCAAGGCAATTGCCCTTGTCCAGCTCGCAG
It encodes the following:
- the rfbB gene encoding dTDP-glucose 4,6-dehydratase; this encodes MKSILVTGGCGFIGSNFVRVLLRDGAALLKASGYDRIVNVDSLTYAGNPANLSDLADSPEYVFSETSILDQAKISSLLEEYSVGSIVHFAAESHVDRSIDTPEPFVETNVTGTLRMLEAARHFWSGLEGEAKSGFRFLHVSTDEVFGTLGPNDPAFCETTPYAPNSPYSASKASSDFLVRAYFHTYGMPVVTTNCSNNYGPFQFPEKLIPLVTLNALEAKPLPIYGDGKQIRDWLFVEDHCTGILAALEKGALGETYCIGGRSEMENIQIVKRICSLLDELAPVSANESAQKAGIAKYEDLITYVKDRPGHDRRYAINCERSEKECGWVPAETFDSGIRKTVQWYLDNQDWCKDIAEKKYARERLGQA
- a CDS encoding sugar nucleotide-binding protein encodes the protein MIALVGSTGYVGTAFRQLLETKGVDFTSLSGRDIANGSKAEFADALKATGAKFLVNCAGYTGKPNVDACELDKGNCLDGNAVLPGLIREVCGDLSIGWGHVSSGCIFGGERPGGGGWREDDAPNFSFRKPPCSFYSGTKALGEEVLGYRETDRGEGEWPAWEHESSPEGYVWRLRIPFNEIDNPRNYLTKMQSYACLLQATNSLSQLEDFVTACFACYEQDVPKGIYNVTNPGAVTTSQVVDLIKSSGVNGKEFKFFESEDDFMSKAAKTPRSNCILDDSKLKAAGVVMRPVEEALEWSLKNWKKA